One part of the Vitis riparia cultivar Riparia Gloire de Montpellier isolate 1030 chromosome 6, EGFV_Vit.rip_1.0, whole genome shotgun sequence genome encodes these proteins:
- the LOC117916943 gene encoding zinc finger protein ZAT2-like, translating to MSQEYGGACRDHEPRVLCRFCNKGFSSWNALTGHMKIHRNVNMVHSLEDNKQVELEDPLDPPKNGDNHDLDENDGEGTSSCFVCNKNFRSLHALFGHMRCHPNRPWRGIHPPPRAKTTSGSTSTLSTEYKYTLVASGANSCESFPCWITTRKRRQKRMMLAHVGRSFHSPNLSEKLGIEASSQTEEAGNESSGLHKRQQILLEHEFDLESTKERKMEEEWQCKNTHGSLPDQEQLQEIGRKSTEKMNTGIVDLDASLMHFTQICNKTLLMDQGLGIHKRTHWQGQAEAAFSQEGSLGEASPTTGRRVLDFDLNDLPPMEE from the coding sequence ATGAGCCAAGAGTATGGTGGAGCTTGCAGGGACCATGAACCAAGAGTGTTGTGTAGGTTCTGCAACAAAGGGTTCAGTTCCTGGAATGCTTTGACGGGTCACATGAAAATTCACAGGAATGTGAATATGGTTCACAGCTTGGAGGACAACAAACAGGTGGAACTGGAAGATCCTTTGGATCCACCAAAAAATGGAGATAACCATGATCTTGATGAGAATGATGGAGAAGGTACGTCCAGTTGCTTTGTCTGTAACAAGAATTTTAGGTCATTGCACGCCTTATTTGGGCACATGAGGTGCCATCCCAACAGGCCATGGAGGGGAATCCATCCTCCCCCAAGGGCTAAGACTACTTCTGGTTCTACCTCGACTTTGTCCACCGAATATAAGTATACTTTGGTTGCCTCAGGCGCTAATTCCTGTGAATCTTTTCCATGTTGGATCACAACCAGAAAGAGAAGACAGAAGCGAATGATGCTAGCTCATGTAGGACGTTCATTCCATAGTCCCAACCTGTCAGAGAAGCTAGGCATTGAGGCCAGCAGCCAAACAGAAGAGGCTGGAAATGAAAGCTCAGGCCTGCACAAGAGACAGCAAATCTTGCTAGAACATGAGTTTGACCTGGAATCAACCAAGGAGAGGAAGATGGAAGAGGAATGGCAGTGTAAAAACACTCATGGGAGCCTGCCAGATCAGGAACAGCTCCAAGAGATTGGAAGGAAAAGCACTGAGAAGATGAACACAGGAATAGTAGATCTTGATGCTTCCCTTATGCATTTTACGCAGATTTGCAACAAGACCCTCCTGATGGATCAGGGTCTGGGCATCCATAAAAGGACTCACTGGCAGGGACAAGCTGAAGCTGCATTCAGTCAAGAAGGATCACTGGGAGAGGCCAGCCCTACCACAGGCCGAAGAGTTTTAGATTTTGATCTTAATGATCTTCCTCCTATGGAAGAATGA